A genomic region of Desulfosarcina ovata subsp. ovata contains the following coding sequences:
- the scpA gene encoding methylmalonyl-CoA mutase, translating into MSKHPDLQKWKDLAAKQLRGKALEDLDWDTPEGITVKPLYTAEDIAGLPHVNTLPGYAPYVRGPMATMYAGRPWTIRQYAGFSTAKESNAFYRRNLAAGQKGLSVAFDLATHRGYDSDHPRVMGDVGKAGVAIDSIEDMKILFDQIPLDKMSVSMTMNGAVLPILAGYIVAAEEQGVKQDQLTGTIQNDILKEYLTRNTYIYPPEPSMRIVSDIIAFCSANMPKFNTVSISGYHMMEAGANSVLQTAFTLADGLEYVRAAIKAGLDIDAFAPRLSFFFGVGMNFFMEIAMLRAARFLWYDLLKPFNPKNPKSSMLRTHVQTSGWSLTEQDPYNNVIRTTLEALAAVLGGTQSLHTNSFDEAVGLPTDFSARIARNTQILIQEESQVTHAIDPLGGSYYIEALTDGIIKEARKIIDEVEELGGMAKAIETGMPKMRIEESAARKQARIDQGLDVIVGVNKYKIDGDTPMDVLEVSETVRDEQVAMINKLKAERDDTAVRNALGGVIEAAEKGGNLLAASIEAIRARATVGEVSDAMEKVFGRFVATTQCISGVYASEYADSAVIDAIRKRTDDFMEKEGRRPRILLTKMGQDGHDRGIKVVATAFADLGFDVDISPMFQTPEEAAKMAVENDVHLVGASSLAAGHKTLVPQLVKSLKEAGGDDIMVIVGGVIPPDDYDFLYKAGAVGVFGPGTAITDSANKVLNALENRKAA; encoded by the coding sequence ATGTCAAAACATCCCGATTTGCAAAAATGGAAAGATTTGGCCGCAAAGCAGCTCAGGGGCAAAGCCCTTGAAGACCTGGACTGGGATACCCCCGAGGGCATCACGGTCAAGCCGCTCTACACGGCGGAAGACATCGCGGGGCTGCCCCATGTCAACACCCTGCCCGGCTACGCCCCGTATGTCCGTGGGCCCATGGCGACCATGTATGCCGGCCGCCCCTGGACGATTCGGCAGTATGCCGGCTTCTCCACCGCCAAGGAGTCCAACGCCTTCTACCGCCGCAACCTGGCTGCCGGCCAGAAGGGACTCTCCGTGGCCTTCGACCTGGCCACCCACCGCGGCTACGATTCGGATCACCCCCGGGTCATGGGCGACGTGGGCAAGGCTGGCGTAGCCATCGACTCCATTGAAGATATGAAAATTCTTTTCGACCAGATCCCGCTGGACAAGATGAGCGTTTCCATGACCATGAATGGGGCGGTACTGCCCATTCTGGCGGGCTACATCGTGGCCGCCGAAGAACAGGGGGTCAAGCAGGATCAGCTCACCGGTACTATCCAGAACGATATCCTGAAGGAGTACCTGACCCGTAACACCTATATTTATCCGCCCGAGCCGTCCATGCGCATCGTCTCGGACATCATCGCCTTCTGCTCCGCCAACATGCCCAAATTCAACACCGTCAGCATCAGCGGCTACCACATGATGGAAGCCGGCGCCAACAGCGTCCTGCAGACCGCCTTCACCCTGGCCGACGGATTGGAGTACGTGCGCGCGGCCATCAAGGCCGGCCTGGATATTGACGCCTTCGCGCCGCGGCTGAGCTTCTTTTTCGGCGTGGGCATGAACTTTTTCATGGAGATCGCCATGCTGCGGGCGGCCCGCTTCCTGTGGTACGACCTGCTGAAGCCCTTCAACCCCAAAAATCCCAAATCCTCCATGCTGCGCACCCATGTGCAGACCTCGGGCTGGAGCCTCACCGAGCAGGATCCGTACAACAACGTCATCCGCACCACCCTGGAGGCCCTGGCGGCGGTGCTGGGTGGCACCCAGAGCCTGCACACCAACTCCTTTGACGAAGCCGTGGGACTGCCCACCGACTTCTCGGCCCGCATCGCCCGCAACACCCAGATTCTCATCCAGGAAGAGTCCCAAGTGACCCATGCCATTGACCCCTTGGGCGGCTCCTATTATATTGAGGCCCTCACCGACGGCATCATCAAGGAGGCCCGCAAGATTATCGACGAGGTCGAGGAACTGGGCGGCATGGCCAAAGCCATCGAAACCGGCATGCCTAAAATGCGCATCGAAGAGTCGGCGGCCCGCAAGCAGGCCCGCATCGATCAGGGTCTGGATGTCATCGTCGGTGTCAACAAATACAAAATCGACGGAGACACCCCCATGGATGTCCTGGAGGTCTCCGAGACGGTGCGCGACGAACAGGTCGCCATGATCAACAAATTGAAGGCCGAGCGTGACGATACCGCCGTCCGAAACGCCCTGGGCGGCGTGATCGAAGCCGCCGAAAAAGGCGGCAACCTGTTGGCGGCCAGCATCGAGGCGATCCGCGCCCGCGCCACCGTAGGGGAGGTTTCCGACGCCATGGAAAAGGTATTCGGCCGCTTTGTGGCCACCACCCAGTGCATCTCCGGGGTCTACGCGTCCGAGTATGCGGACAGCGCCGTGATCGACGCGATCCGCAAACGCACCGACGATTTCATGGAAAAGGAAGGCCGCCGGCCGCGGATCCTGTTGACCAAAATGGGCCAGGACGGCCACGACCGCGGCATCAAGGTGGTGGCTACCGCCTTTGCCGATCTTGGCTTTGACGTGGATATCAGCCCCATGTTCCAGACGCCTGAGGAAGCGGCCAAAATGGCCGTCGAAAACGACGTCCATCTGGTGGGGGCCTCCAGCCTGGCGGCCGGTCACAAGACCCTGGTGCCCCAGCTGGTCAAATCGCTCAAGGAGGCGGGCGGCGACGATATCATGGTTATTGTCGGCGGTGTGATTCCGCCGGATGACTACGACTTCCTTTATAAAGCCGGTGCAGTCGGTGTGTTCGGCCCCGGAACCGCCATCACCGATTCGGCCAATAAGGTGCTCAACGCCTTGGAAAACCGCAAGGCCGCGTAA
- the meaB gene encoding methylmalonyl Co-A mutase-associated GTPase MeaB — translation MAEKDPQFYIDGVLAGNRRILAKTITLIESAHPAHRQLGRTIVDALLPETGKAVRLGITGVPGVGKSTFIESFGMMLVERGLQVAVLAVDPSSTRSGGSVMADKTRMERLSVAPKAFIRPSPSGGTLGGVARMTRETLLVCEAAGFDVVVVETVGVGQSETTVASMVDFFLVLMLAGAGDELQGIKKGVLELADAVTINKADGDNVEKAEKARRSYAMALHLLNPASPTWSPPVLTCSALTQSGIDQIWETVQDHRRRLSATGELAQKRRQQAVAWMWARIEDGLKERFFNHPDVHARLKEVRAAVERGEQSPTAGAEQLLFLLDNNR, via the coding sequence ATGGCTGAAAAAGATCCCCAATTTTACATTGATGGTGTTCTCGCCGGTAACCGCCGAATCCTGGCCAAAACCATTACCCTGATCGAAAGCGCCCACCCGGCGCACCGCCAACTGGGACGCACCATCGTGGATGCGCTGCTTCCGGAGACCGGCAAGGCCGTCCGCCTGGGCATCACCGGTGTCCCCGGTGTCGGCAAGAGTACCTTTATCGAGAGCTTCGGCATGATGCTGGTGGAAAGGGGCCTGCAGGTGGCCGTACTGGCCGTGGACCCCTCCAGCACCCGTAGCGGCGGCAGTGTCATGGCCGACAAAACCCGTATGGAACGGCTTTCGGTGGCGCCAAAGGCCTTTATCCGGCCCTCGCCGTCCGGTGGCACGCTGGGCGGCGTGGCCCGCATGACCCGCGAGACCCTGCTGGTCTGCGAAGCCGCCGGCTTTGATGTGGTGGTCGTCGAAACCGTGGGGGTGGGGCAATCGGAGACCACCGTGGCCTCCATGGTCGATTTTTTTCTGGTCCTGATGCTGGCCGGTGCCGGCGACGAGTTGCAGGGCATCAAGAAAGGCGTGCTGGAACTGGCCGACGCCGTGACGATCAACAAGGCCGACGGCGACAACGTGGAAAAGGCCGAAAAAGCGCGCCGTTCCTACGCGATGGCCCTGCACCTGCTCAATCCGGCCAGCCCCACCTGGTCACCGCCGGTACTGACCTGCAGCGCATTGACCCAAAGCGGTATCGACCAGATCTGGGAGACGGTTCAGGATCACCGCCGGCGCCTTTCAGCAACCGGCGAACTGGCGCAGAAACGCCGCCAGCAGGCAGTTGCCTGGATGTGGGCACGTATCGAAGACGGCCTCAAAGAACGCTTTTTCAACCATCCTGATGTTCATGCGCGACTGAAGGAAGTTCGGGCCGCTGTTGAACGGGGAGAACAATCCCCCACAGCAGGCGCGGAGCAGCTTCTTTTTTTGCTTGACAACAACCGTTGA
- a CDS encoding acyl-CoA carboxylase subunit beta codes for MGIVKEKIKDLKAREARILEMGGDKLVAKQKEGGKLTARERLDKLFDEGTFREIDMLVQHRCVNFGMADVDIPSDGVVTGHGLVDGRPLFAYAQDFTSRAGSLGEMQAKKICKVMDMALKAGVPFIGINDSGGARIQEGVDALSGYGQIFYRNSVASGVIPQISAIMGTTAGGAVYSPAMTDFIFMVKNTSYMFITGPEVIKSVTGEEIDFESLGGAMTHNEKSGVAQFACENDADAIDQIKCLLSYLPANNMEEPPVVETDDDPMRIEDALNDIIPDSPNQSYDVRDVITAIVDNGEYFEPHKYFATNILTAFARLNGRSVGIIANQPTVMAGCLDINASDKATRFIRFCDAFNIPLLTIADVPGYLPGSQQEWGGIIRHGAKLLWCYSEATVPKLLLVTRKDYGGSYLAMCSKDLGADMAFAWPTAEIAVMGASGASNIIHRKEIKDADNPKAKREEKIAEYEELFSNPYCAAQRGYIDAVIEPAETRVRLIDALEIMCSKRELRPAKKHGNIPM; via the coding sequence ATGGGTATTGTGAAGGAAAAAATCAAGGATCTCAAGGCTCGCGAAGCACGCATTCTTGAGATGGGCGGAGACAAGCTGGTCGCCAAGCAGAAAGAGGGGGGCAAGCTGACCGCCCGTGAACGCCTCGACAAGCTGTTTGATGAAGGCACCTTTAGAGAAATCGACATGCTTGTCCAGCACCGCTGCGTGAATTTCGGAATGGCGGACGTGGATATTCCCTCCGACGGGGTGGTCACCGGGCATGGTCTGGTGGACGGCCGTCCGCTCTTTGCCTACGCCCAGGATTTTACCTCGCGGGCAGGCAGCCTTGGCGAAATGCAGGCCAAAAAAATCTGCAAGGTCATGGACATGGCCCTCAAAGCCGGCGTGCCCTTCATCGGTATCAACGATTCGGGCGGTGCCCGCATCCAGGAAGGCGTGGACGCGCTCTCCGGCTACGGCCAGATCTTTTATCGCAACTCGGTCGCCTCAGGGGTGATTCCCCAGATTTCGGCCATCATGGGCACCACCGCCGGCGGCGCGGTCTATTCCCCGGCCATGACCGACTTTATCTTCATGGTCAAAAATACCAGTTATATGTTCATCACCGGTCCGGAGGTGATCAAATCGGTCACCGGTGAGGAAATCGATTTCGAAAGCCTGGGCGGTGCCATGACCCACAACGAGAAGAGCGGCGTGGCCCAGTTCGCCTGCGAAAACGACGCGGATGCCATCGATCAGATCAAATGCCTGCTCTCCTACCTGCCGGCCAACAACATGGAAGAACCGCCGGTGGTGGAGACCGATGACGATCCCATGCGCATCGAGGATGCCCTCAACGATATCATTCCGGACAGCCCCAACCAGTCCTACGACGTGCGCGATGTAATCACCGCCATCGTGGACAACGGTGAGTACTTCGAACCCCACAAGTACTTTGCCACCAACATCCTGACCGCGTTTGCCCGCCTCAACGGACGCAGTGTGGGCATCATCGCCAACCAGCCCACGGTCATGGCCGGCTGCCTGGACATCAATGCATCGGACAAGGCCACGCGTTTCATCCGCTTCTGTGACGCCTTCAACATTCCCCTGCTGACCATTGCCGACGTTCCCGGCTACCTGCCCGGCAGCCAGCAGGAGTGGGGCGGCATCATCCGCCATGGCGCCAAGCTTTTGTGGTGTTACAGTGAAGCCACCGTGCCCAAGCTGCTGCTGGTCACGCGCAAGGATTACGGTGGATCCTACCTGGCCATGTGCTCCAAAGACCTGGGCGCCGACATGGCCTTTGCCTGGCCGACTGCCGAAATCGCCGTCATGGGCGCCTCCGGTGCTTCCAACATCATCCACCGCAAAGAGATCAAGGACGCCGACAACCCCAAGGCCAAACGCGAAGAGAAGATCGCCGAGTACGAAGAGCTCTTCTCCAACCCCTACTGCGCGGCTCAGCGGGGGTACATCGATGCGGTGATCGAACCCGCCGAAACCCGGGTGCGGCTCATCGACGCCCTGGAGATCATGTGCAGCAAACGGGAACTGCGGCCAGCCAAGAAACATGGCAACATCCCCATGTAA
- a CDS encoding pyruvate carboxylase subunit B, producing MSDHDQVKMTPMNYDVNRPTAENPVKIMDLSLRDGHQSLFATRGRTEDMIPVAELMDQVGYWAVETWGGATFDTMHRFLNEDPWERIRTLKRYFKKTPFSMLLRAQNLVGYRNYADDLANAFMDRACENGMDVFRTFDALNDYRNFQTVVPKIKEYGKHFQGCICYTMTEPRLGGEVYNLDYYVGKAKELEAMGADSICVKDMAGLIAPYDAYDLVKALKAAVKAPIHLHSHFTSGMSPMSHLKAIEAGVDIIDTCMSPYAYRTSHAAVEPLVMALLGTNRDTGFDIKLLAQINEIFEKEVMPKYKHLLDDSKMSVIDINVLLHQTPGGMLSNLVNQLREMDALDKIGEVYKELPRVRKELGQIPLVTPTSQIVGIQTVNNVLFDSPDDRYKMITAQVKDLCYGLYGKTAVPIDADVQKKALMGYDRGEEPITCRPAEVLEPELEKAKAEIGDLAVDMDDLVTYALFPVTGKKFLQWKYGKEDAPASVKATTLEDVKKRDELVKKALAGELMDKKKAGPAKGDNLRTFNVFIDNEYFEVGVDEVGGSPIIRYAEQIQLSGGIPVAPVAPAAPVAAAPAPAAPAAAPAPAAPAAAPAAAPAPAKEAAPAPEPAGDAGGTPLPAPMPGMIVKYEKKVGDTVNAGETVVVLEAMKMENALPAPASGTIKSIGYGSGDSVAKGDVLCVIG from the coding sequence ATGAGTGACCACGATCAAGTCAAAATGACCCCAATGAATTACGATGTGAACCGGCCGACGGCGGAAAATCCGGTGAAGATCATGGATTTGAGCCTCCGCGACGGCCACCAGAGCCTTTTCGCCACCCGCGGACGCACCGAAGACATGATCCCGGTGGCCGAGCTGATGGACCAGGTGGGCTACTGGGCTGTGGAAACCTGGGGCGGCGCCACCTTCGACACCATGCACCGCTTCCTCAACGAAGACCCCTGGGAACGCATTCGCACCCTGAAACGCTACTTCAAAAAGACTCCTTTTTCCATGCTGTTGCGTGCCCAGAACCTGGTGGGCTACCGCAACTATGCCGATGACCTGGCCAATGCCTTCATGGATCGCGCCTGCGAAAACGGCATGGACGTCTTCCGCACCTTCGACGCTCTCAACGACTACCGCAATTTCCAGACCGTCGTGCCCAAGATCAAGGAGTACGGCAAGCACTTCCAGGGCTGCATCTGCTACACCATGACCGAACCGCGCCTGGGCGGCGAGGTGTACAATCTGGACTACTATGTTGGCAAGGCCAAAGAACTGGAGGCCATGGGCGCAGACAGCATCTGCGTCAAGGACATGGCCGGCCTGATCGCCCCCTACGATGCCTATGATCTGGTCAAAGCCCTCAAGGCCGCCGTCAAGGCCCCCATCCACCTGCACAGCCACTTTACTTCCGGCATGTCGCCCATGAGCCATCTCAAGGCCATCGAGGCCGGCGTCGACATCATCGACACCTGCATGAGCCCTTACGCCTACCGGACGTCCCACGCCGCCGTGGAGCCGCTGGTCATGGCTCTTTTGGGCACCAACCGCGACACCGGTTTCGACATCAAGCTGCTGGCCCAGATCAACGAGATTTTCGAAAAAGAGGTCATGCCCAAGTACAAGCATCTCCTCGACGACTCCAAGATGTCGGTCATCGACATCAACGTCCTTTTGCACCAGACCCCGGGCGGCATGCTCTCCAACCTGGTCAACCAGCTGCGCGAAATGGACGCCCTGGACAAAATCGGCGAAGTCTACAAGGAACTGCCGCGGGTCCGCAAGGAACTCGGCCAGATTCCGCTGGTCACACCCACCAGCCAGATCGTGGGCATCCAGACGGTCAACAATGTGCTCTTCGACTCACCGGACGATCGTTATAAGATGATTACCGCTCAGGTCAAGGATCTGTGCTACGGCCTTTACGGCAAGACCGCCGTACCCATCGATGCAGACGTGCAGAAAAAGGCCCTCATGGGGTATGATCGCGGGGAAGAGCCGATCACCTGCCGGCCGGCCGAAGTGCTCGAGCCCGAACTGGAGAAGGCCAAGGCCGAAATCGGAGACCTGGCCGTGGATATGGACGACCTGGTCACCTATGCCCTGTTCCCCGTCACCGGCAAGAAATTCCTGCAGTGGAAGTACGGCAAGGAAGATGCGCCGGCATCGGTCAAGGCGACCACCCTGGAAGACGTGAAAAAACGGGATGAGCTGGTCAAGAAAGCCCTGGCCGGCGAACTGATGGACAAGAAGAAGGCAGGGCCGGCCAAGGGCGACAACCTGCGCACCTTCAACGTTTTCATCGACAACGAGTACTTCGAAGTGGGTGTCGACGAAGTCGGCGGTAGCCCCATCATCCGCTACGCCGAGCAGATCCAGCTCTCCGGCGGCATCCCGGTCGCACCGGTTGCTCCGGCTGCTCCGGTTGCCGCGGCACCGGCGCCTGCTGCTCCAGCGGCGGCACCCGCTCCCGCCGCACCGGCTGCCGCACCGGCCGCAGCACCGGCACCTGCAAAAGAAGCTGCACCGGCGCCCGAGCCGGCAGGTGATGCCGGTGGCACCCCGCTGCCCGCCCCCATGCCCGGCATGATCGTCAAGTACGAAAAGAAAGTCGGCGACACCGTTAATGCCGGTGAAACCGTGGTGGTTTTGGAAGCCATGAAAATGGAAAACGCCCTGCCCGCACCGGCCAGCGGCACCATCAAATCCATCGGCTACGGCTCCGGTGATTCCGTGGCCAAGGGGGATGTGCTCTGCGTTATCGGATAA
- the sucC gene encoding ADP-forming succinate--CoA ligase subunit beta, with protein MKIHEYQAKELFRKNGVAVPDGGVAFTVEEAKAVAERLGAYPVVVKAQIHAGGRGLGGGVKVAKTAEEFDTYASSILGMNLVTKQTGPGGKLVKKLLIEQGLNIAKELYLSILPDRATAKMIIMASEAGGMDIEDVAEKTPEKIIKVFVDPNVGIQAYHLRAAAFGLNMSKASMKPFTVLLKNLYQLAVSYDCSLVEINPLIITAEDDVIALDGKMDFDDNALYRHPDVKEYRDLDEEDPTEVEAGSFGLNYIHLGEGGNVGNMVNGAGLAMATMDCIKYAGGKPVNFLDVGGGASAEQIENGFRILQSDDNVKAILINIFGGILRCDRLANGVVQAAKKVGMRVPVIIRMEGTNLAEGRKILAESGLELINAKDLKDAAEKLKAAIQ; from the coding sequence ATGAAAATCCATGAATACCAGGCAAAAGAGCTGTTCCGTAAAAACGGCGTCGCCGTTCCCGACGGCGGTGTAGCCTTCACCGTCGAAGAAGCCAAGGCCGTCGCCGAGAGGCTGGGTGCCTACCCGGTGGTGGTCAAGGCCCAGATTCACGCCGGCGGCCGTGGACTGGGCGGCGGCGTGAAGGTGGCCAAGACAGCGGAAGAATTCGACACCTACGCCAGCAGTATCCTGGGCATGAATCTGGTCACCAAGCAGACCGGGCCAGGCGGCAAACTGGTCAAGAAACTGCTCATCGAGCAGGGCCTCAACATCGCCAAGGAACTCTACCTCAGCATCCTGCCGGACCGGGCAACGGCCAAGATGATCATCATGGCGTCCGAAGCCGGCGGCATGGACATCGAAGACGTTGCCGAGAAGACACCCGAGAAGATCATCAAGGTCTTTGTTGACCCCAATGTCGGGATTCAAGCCTACCACCTGCGGGCCGCTGCCTTTGGACTCAACATGTCCAAGGCGTCCATGAAACCCTTCACCGTACTGCTCAAAAACCTGTACCAATTGGCTGTCAGCTACGACTGCTCACTGGTAGAAATCAACCCGCTGATCATCACCGCCGAAGACGATGTGATCGCGCTCGACGGCAAGATGGATTTCGATGACAACGCCCTGTACCGCCATCCCGATGTCAAGGAATACCGCGACCTGGATGAAGAGGATCCCACCGAGGTGGAGGCCGGCAGCTTTGGCCTGAACTACATCCACCTGGGCGAAGGCGGCAACGTGGGCAATATGGTCAACGGCGCCGGCCTGGCCATGGCAACCATGGATTGTATCAAGTACGCCGGCGGCAAGCCGGTCAACTTCCTCGACGTGGGCGGCGGCGCCAGCGCCGAACAGATTGAAAACGGTTTTCGCATCCTGCAGAGCGATGACAACGTAAAGGCGATCCTGATCAATATTTTTGGAGGGATCCTGCGCTGCGACCGCCTGGCCAACGGCGTCGTCCAGGCCGCCAAAAAGGTCGGCATGCGCGTGCCGGTGATCATCCGCATGGAAGGCACCAACCTGGCCGAGGGGAGAAAGATCCTGGCGGAGTCGGGTCTGGAGCTGATCAATGCCAAGGATCTCAAGGATGCCGCCGAGAAACTGAAGGCTGCGATCCAGTAA
- the sucD gene encoding succinate--CoA ligase subunit alpha: MSILVNKETKLLVQGITGKEGQFHARACVEYGTQVVAGVTPGKGGQKMDEVPVFDTVADAVKTAGANASMIFVPPPFAADAIMEATDAEVPLIVCITEGIPVMDMMRVKNYIKDKPVRLIGPNCPGIITPGECKIGIMPAPIHQPGKIGVVSRSGTLTYEAVHALTLTGLGQTTCIGIGGDPVNGTNFIDCLERFQADDATQGIVMIGEIGGDAEEKAAEFIQEKVTKPVVGFIAGLTAPPGRRMGHAGAIISGSSGTGQSKVAAMKANGINVCENLAYLGDVCAETFK, translated from the coding sequence GTGAGCATATTAGTCAATAAAGAAACCAAACTGTTGGTGCAGGGAATTACTGGAAAAGAAGGCCAGTTCCATGCCCGTGCATGCGTTGAGTACGGAACCCAGGTCGTGGCCGGCGTGACCCCCGGCAAGGGCGGCCAGAAAATGGACGAGGTTCCCGTTTTCGATACGGTCGCCGATGCCGTAAAGACCGCCGGCGCCAACGCCAGCATGATTTTCGTGCCCCCGCCCTTTGCCGCCGACGCCATCATGGAGGCCACCGACGCCGAGGTTCCCCTGATCGTCTGCATCACCGAAGGCATTCCGGTGATGGACATGATGCGGGTAAAAAACTACATCAAGGACAAACCGGTGCGCCTTATCGGCCCTAACTGCCCCGGCATCATCACTCCCGGTGAGTGCAAGATCGGCATCATGCCGGCGCCGATTCATCAACCCGGCAAAATCGGCGTGGTTTCCCGCTCCGGCACCCTGACCTATGAAGCCGTGCATGCCCTGACCCTTACCGGCCTGGGCCAGACCACCTGCATCGGCATCGGCGGCGATCCGGTCAACGGCACCAACTTCATCGACTGCCTGGAACGCTTCCAGGCCGACGACGCCACCCAAGGCATCGTCATGATCGGCGAGATCGGCGGCGACGCGGAAGAGAAAGCGGCCGAATTCATCCAAGAGAAGGTCACCAAACCGGTGGTCGGCTTCATCGCCGGCCTCACCGCCCCTCCGGGACGACGCATGGGCCATGCCGGCGCCATCATCAGCGGCAGCAGCGGCACCGGCCAGAGCAAGGTGGCGGCCATGAAAGCCAATGGTATCAACGTGTGTGAAAATCTGGCCTATCTGGGCGATGTGTGTGCCGAAACGTTCAAATAA
- the hypA gene encoding hydrogenase maturation nickel metallochaperone HypA has product MHEMGIAMQIVEIATASIPADMQCARVQRVNLKVGKLSAIVADSLRFCFDLVVKETPLEGAELVIEELPVVVRCKACENQWTVTEPVFVCPVCKSGDIDILSGLELDITSIEIEDED; this is encoded by the coding sequence ATGCACGAAATGGGCATCGCCATGCAGATCGTAGAAATCGCCACGGCCTCCATCCCGGCGGACATGCAGTGCGCCAGGGTCCAGCGCGTCAACCTTAAGGTGGGCAAATTGTCGGCCATCGTGGCGGACAGCCTGCGTTTCTGCTTCGATCTGGTGGTCAAGGAGACGCCCCTGGAGGGGGCCGAGCTGGTCATCGAAGAACTGCCCGTGGTGGTGCGCTGCAAGGCGTGCGAAAACCAGTGGACCGTCACCGAACCGGTTTTCGTCTGCCCGGTCTGCAAAAGCGGCGATATCGACATCCTCTCCGGGCTGGAGTTGGACATTACCTCCATTGAAATCGAAGACGAGGATTGA
- the hypB gene encoding hydrogenase nickel incorporation protein HypB, with amino-acid sequence MWFFANRIIKRYHRGHHGPHDHHHGGGHDVETKKSGTREIKVVRRVLDANDIMAGRMRAVFAEKGVFVLNMMSSPGSGKTTTLQKTLARIMPGLRCAVIVGDICTTVDADRLALSGAPVVQINTDEFGGDCHLAAHVVEKAVADLDLDNIDLLIVENIGNLVCPAEFDIGEDKRVVVLSVTEGEDKPAKYPLMFRECDATLLNKIDLLPYLDFDMDLARTSIANIHPGMPVFEISAKTEAGFDDWIAWLEAQVKEKLKG; translated from the coding sequence ATGTGGTTTTTCGCCAATCGCATCATCAAACGGTATCATCGCGGCCATCACGGGCCCCACGACCATCACCATGGCGGCGGCCATGACGTGGAGACAAAAAAATCAGGCACCCGCGAGATCAAAGTGGTTCGGCGGGTGCTGGACGCCAACGACATCATGGCCGGGCGCATGCGGGCGGTATTCGCCGAAAAGGGCGTCTTCGTGCTCAACATGATGAGCTCTCCGGGTTCGGGCAAGACCACCACCCTGCAGAAAACCCTGGCCCGCATCATGCCTGGTCTGCGTTGCGCCGTGATCGTGGGCGACATTTGCACGACCGTCGATGCCGACCGCCTGGCCCTGTCCGGTGCGCCGGTCGTCCAGATCAACACCGACGAGTTCGGCGGCGACTGCCACCTGGCGGCCCATGTGGTGGAAAAAGCCGTTGCCGACCTGGACCTTGACAACATCGACCTCTTGATCGTCGAGAACATCGGCAACCTGGTCTGCCCGGCGGAGTTCGACATTGGCGAAGACAAACGCGTGGTAGTCCTGTCGGTCACCGAGGGCGAGGACAAACCGGCCAAATACCCGCTGATGTTCCGCGAATGCGACGCCACCCTGCTCAACAAGATCGACCTTCTGCCCTACCTCGATTTTGACATGGACCTGGCCCGCACGAGCATCGCCAACATCCATCCCGGCATGCCGGTTTTCGAGATTTCGGCCAAAACCGAGGCCGGTTTCGACGACTGGATCGCGTGGCTGGAAGCGCAGGTGAAGGAAAAGTTGAAAGGGTGA